Proteins encoded together in one Amblyomma americanum isolate KBUSLIRL-KWMA chromosome 1, ASM5285725v1, whole genome shotgun sequence window:
- the Ubc2 gene encoding ubiquitin conjugating enzyme 2 isoform X1 — protein MSGDRTQAGPSRPASSTTRGNSSVTVEHPGGDRKAPKSTPKMSKALSTSAKRIQKELAEITLDPPPNCSAGPKGDNLYEWVSTILGPPGSVYEGGVFFLDIHFSPDYPFKPPKVTFRTRIYHCNINSQGVICLDILKDNWSPALTISKVLLSICSLLTDCNPADPLVGSIATQFMQQREEHDRIARLWTKRYAT, from the exons ATGTCCGGTGATCGAACGCAGGCCGGACCATCAAGGCCCGCGTCTTCCACAACTAGAGGAAATTCATCGGTGACTGTTGAACATCCCGGAGGAGACCGAAAGGCGCCGAAGTCAACCCCCAAAATGTCGAAGGCTTTGAGCACAAGTGCCAAGAG GATCCAGAAGGAGCTTGCGGAAATTACATTGGACCCGCCGCCTAATTGCAG TGCGGGACCCAAGGGAGATAACCTCTACGAATGGGTGTCAACCATCCTTGGACCTCCAGGGTCCGTGTACGAGGGTGGTGTGTTTTTCTTGGACATTCACTTCAGCCCAGACTACCCTTTCAAGCCACCAAAG GTTACATTTCGTACCCGCATCTACCACTGTAACATCAACAGCCAAGGAGTCATATGTCTAGATATTCTTAAGGACAACTGGAGTCCAGCGCTCACCATTTCCAAAGTTTTACTTTCAATATGCTCTCTACTCACAGACTGCAACCCAG CGGACCCGCTGGTGGGCAGCATTGCCACGCAGTTCATGCAGCAAAGGGAGGAGCATGACCGCATTGCCCGGCTGTGGACAAAGCGTTATGCTACATAA
- the Ubc2 gene encoding ubiquitin conjugating enzyme 2 isoform X2, which translates to MSKALSTSAKRIQKELAEITLDPPPNCSAGPKGDNLYEWVSTILGPPGSVYEGGVFFLDIHFSPDYPFKPPKVTFRTRIYHCNINSQGVICLDILKDNWSPALTISKVLLSICSLLTDCNPADPLVGSIATQFMQQREEHDRIARLWTKRYAT; encoded by the exons ATGTCGAAGGCTTTGAGCACAAGTGCCAAGAG GATCCAGAAGGAGCTTGCGGAAATTACATTGGACCCGCCGCCTAATTGCAG TGCGGGACCCAAGGGAGATAACCTCTACGAATGGGTGTCAACCATCCTTGGACCTCCAGGGTCCGTGTACGAGGGTGGTGTGTTTTTCTTGGACATTCACTTCAGCCCAGACTACCCTTTCAAGCCACCAAAG GTTACATTTCGTACCCGCATCTACCACTGTAACATCAACAGCCAAGGAGTCATATGTCTAGATATTCTTAAGGACAACTGGAGTCCAGCGCTCACCATTTCCAAAGTTTTACTTTCAATATGCTCTCTACTCACAGACTGCAACCCAG CGGACCCGCTGGTGGGCAGCATTGCCACGCAGTTCATGCAGCAAAGGGAGGAGCATGACCGCATTGCCCGGCTGTGGACAAAGCGTTATGCTACATAA